GCGAAAGCTACCCGACCACTTGTTGAAATGTGCTTGCAGTGCGCACGGGACTTGATTTCGAACTAAGCGAGAAGTGTTTCGATGGCCAACGAACGCGACAGCGAGTCTGTGCCAGGGGTGCACAATCGAGTAGTGGCGTTGTGAAACGTGCTCAATTGACGTGGCCgttagtttgtttttaaagAATGAGGCAAATATTTTTCGGATAGTTTGTGTGCAATTAAAAAATCATAgatatttataaaatatttacttATTAGTTTTGACTAACTTTGAATTAgctatttaataataaattttgtacagttatattaaatatattctgaaataaaaaaaagtaatagttatcattttttttctttttataacGCTCTTTTATGTTATAAACATGTGGACAGCTGCTTATTGGACGGTGTTtatgacaaaacaaaaacctgtgTTAAAATGCATAATGTAAAATACATAACCTGTGTTAAATGTTAATGATCAttctttaaaattaaatatgtaactgtaaaagtaaaaattgtTACACGTCGACGTTGCATATCGTTCGGTAATTAAATCTTTCAATTCAAAAGTAAGAGAGTTTaaaaaatacagtttaaaaatttctAAACCAATGTAATCAGACAACAGAGAAATATTAATCTTTACTTTTACCAAATTTAGCATGAAACACATCTTCTATGCCTGGAAAGATGAGGAAATTATTTTACGTTACAGTTGATGCTATTTTGAATGAATCTTTCCAACTTTAGGTCATTAACAAATAATACATTATTTTCCTATTATATTTCAAAACACATCTTTTCTCATTTGAAGAGCACTGGTACATGCAGGCGAGtagctttttgtttgataacATTACGATGACGATTCATTGTACCATGATGAACTGCAGTCCAGGTAGAAATGAATATGTTTGTACCATAGTCAGCAAATGTTTTTGGTTCATCAAAAAGGATTCATTAAAGCATCCGGATCGGAACGAAAACATTAGTTGAATTTTCTAATGATAGTTGAACATACTCAAAACACATTATTCGGACATATTTGACCCATTAAAGTAATGACTGGTGAAACGGCGAAACCGTTGGGCGAGTTGAAATGTGGAAATCTTGTATTAAAATACTACAATTGCTTCTCTGATAAATGTATAGTTACCTGGATGATGTTAGGCGTCCACAAACAGGTTTATTATGTTCAGCTTTACATCGTATTGTTAGTAAGGGTTGTTAGAATCAGATTAAATTAATTGCGATTAAAATTGGAGTGTGAAGACTACATCATTTTGTAGGAATCTGATGCTTTTTTCATAGTGAGATAAATCCCATATTTTATCTAATCTCAATGAAGTTTTTGAAATGTGTTATATGTtcaatgtttatgtttattaatCAAGGGACTGCAAAGCTCTCTTTAAATTGCTTAAATTAAGTTGTAAATTTAAGTTTACATTCAATTAGACTGACAAGGCAAATATAACATTTACATTAAACatttattacagggtttcccacgatttattggtcagatcccatgattttttggtgcgttcccacgatattttggtcgtatcccatagatttttggttcgttcccataataaattggtattttccgctTCGATATCAATACAATGGGAACAAAAAtttctgggaaacggccaaaaaatcgtgggaacgcaccaaaaaaatatgggaactcactaaaaattgatgggatccaaccaataaatcgtgggaaaccctgtattattattattattattattttaataaaccGAAGATGTATCAGTAATGGTTTATACCGTGTACAGTAAACTAATTTAGATTAAGAATTGTAtgttttcaatcaaaataaattttcattagtttttttattccattctTTGGTAAATGAACTACATCTGGTCTGTAGACTTGCTTGACTTGTTTTCTAAACTAAAGTAGGATCCTGATCTTGATACTTCTGCAAAAAATGGGTGACTTTATACGAGTATATTAAAAAACAACAGTACATCctcatatttaaaaataatgtgcacaatttatacatttattaACATTAAACAAATCTTTAGTAGCTATCGTAGCACTTGCTCTAACTTTTCGAACCACCCGGTGTCACtatgttaaaataaaaccttTACGATAAGATAAGATAGCACCTACTAGTAATGCTGCAGATAACAGTTCACCGTTGGCCCTACCGTACCGTCCGCTGTAGTAGTAAGAGTTTGTCCATGAAACAATCCACCAGCTAGAGGTACAGGATCCAGCACCTTGCCGGATCGCAGAGTGTGTTTAATTGTGCAACATTTTCCAAGTCGTTATAGTGCCTACAGTGCAGGATGTTTTGATTGTGGAACAGAATTTCGCTTGTAGATCAACAAAATGATGCGCCAAGAATCATTGCTAAGCAACCACGAACGATACCCGCGCATCGAAGCGAACGCAAACAACATAAAGCAGGGTGAGTGGTCTCTGGCAGACGGCGAACCATTACTCACCTTTACACAGGATTGCGTAGCCAGGTCCGCACCCATCGTGCGAAAGATAGCGCaaacgggtttttttgttgttatcaGTCCAATGCTTACCCCGAATTAACGCGTGCCAATGTACGGGTTGTGGccctttttttatgtttctttgGAACAGATTCCATCGACTGCGGTGTGACGGCATGCAGCTGTTGTAATGGGCCAGGATGTATACGGTTGGGCACTGCTACGTCCTTCGTCGTATGCCTATCGTTGGTGGCTTTCGTTAGCGGTGGCATCGAGAGCTACTTCCGACTGGCAGCACACCAAGCCGCCAGCGAGCTGAGCTTCGATCCGATCGTGCTGGACTGGTTGCTAGTGACGGCCGGTGTTGCGCAGGGCCTGTTCGCGTTGCTGGTGAGCTATTGGGGCAATCGGTTCCATCGGATATCATGGCTGGGCGGAATATTCATGCTGCAGGCAATCAGCTTGATAGTGCTGATCATACCGACGCTAACGCACAAGTGAGTATGGTGAGCAGTGAGTGAACCTCTGCGTGAACAATGAGGGTGAGAGTATCGAGTATTGTAGAGTTAGTGCACAGCGATGAAGTGAGACTAGCTTTACAAAATAAGACAAAATAAGATGTTGCGTGAAGTGATATCGGACTAAtatgacgtgtgtgtgttcactACTTACTACCCAGCTCGGAAGAAAGCAATACTATCGAGGCGCTGAACATGGACAAAACCTGTACGCTAGAACAATCTGGACGGCTGGTTATGGATCGACCGTACGCTATTACAACACTGGTACTGATGTTTATCGCGCAGGTTCTGATTGGCCTCGCCAATGTGGCAATTTACGCGCTGGGCATCAGCTATATCGACGATAACGTACGCACGCACCACAGTCCCGGATTGATCGGTACGTATTTGCAACGACACGGGCGAAACcctaccaccagcagcacttAACAATTCACCTCAACAACAGGATGCGTTATAGCGGCGCGCATTTGGGGAGCTCAGCTAGGACTTGGAATCGGCTTAGCCGTGGGTGCCACCACACTGGGCTGGTGGCTTGGATGGGCCATCATAGGGCCGCTTACCTTCCTGTTGGGTTTCGTCATCTCACTGTTCCCGAAGCGATTGCTCGCCACGATGGTACGCCAGGCGGCCAACGATATCGTCGAAAcggccaccaacaacagcatgCAATCGATCGCCACCGCCGACAAGTGGCTGGCCGATATAACGCTCTGGGCCACGCTAAGGCGCGTCTTTTCCAACAAGGTGCTCGTGTGCAACGTGCTAGCGCTGGTGTTCATCCAGACCGGCATCGTGAACTTCCACTCGCACGAACAGTCCTATCTGCAGTCGCGCTTCTTTTTGCCCACGTCGCATGCGGACGGTATAAACGATGAATGGGCGTCCCGGTTGATTACCAACCTGATACGACCGTTTGCCGCTGCTATGGGCGTGATTGTGGCGGCACTCGTCATTGCCAGCACGAATCCTTCGGCCAGGTACGTTTAAACTTGACTATTAGGAATATGTGTTGAGATTTCACCTAATTGTGATCATAGCAAAGCAATAGAATATTATTAAAACGCTggataggatttttttttaaaagaagcgaattttgatgaaatcattcttcatttaataatttaaaacgaaTTTATGTTGCTAGTGTCTTTTGCATATGTGCATGTCATTTGCTCTAGGCGCAATTCAGTGTCTGTGAATTTTCAATTTGCCTGCTACAAGCGtgcaaaataaatgtaattaaaCGTGGTTAGGTCTGCGAAGTCGGCTTTGTGAGCACAATTGTCGTAAGGCATTGGCGGCAGTTTGACCGTTTAAACGGGGACAACTGTCGCTAATCAATATAATCCATAGCCTTGTCAAACAACGCTCGGTCGCAAGACGCAAGTGCTTGCGGGTGCACAGTGATTAAAGTGCACACAATAACACCGCTCGATATTTAATACCAATAGTAAAATTGTTGTAATTTGACCTCCAGAACAAGCAGGGCTTGATTATTTAATCCTTGTGGTTAGTGTAGTGTTTTGAATGCAGAGTAACTTGGGCAGGCTAGGTTGCTTCCGTGTGCAATCGAGTATTCTGTATGTTTTGCATTACTATTATTTTCGTtaatattcaatttatttttaattattcgcAGAAAATTAGCTGGATGGAACATTATTGTTGGGGTGGTGGCTACAGGATTGTTTATTGGTAAGTTTGTCGTTCAACGTATTTTAAaggatattatttttttccgtgCATTTTGCAAGAGTTTAATTTCCAAgttgcaacaaaacaaaagtatgTGTTCAAATGCGAAAATGCAATCTTTGATAAAGCTATCTTGAAACAAAATTATAAGCAAGAGCAATCTGTGCCGTAACGGCCAATCACCACGAATTTAAAGCCTAATTAAAAGGAAATGATTTTTATATTCCTAATTCCATTCATCAAAAAACCACAACCCATTTTCGGATTGTAGGATAATGAATTGATATTGGGTGGAAGTGATAGAAGGATGAATCCCAGATTGTTGAATTTTTGCTATATTCAGAAACAAAATGGAGAAAGATTAAAGGGCTCAACCAGGCTTCAATTATTTGTTAGTCCAATTGGGCTAATAACGCCATCAAGTTTTCACTATTATTTTAGATTAGCTGCATAGATGCAATACTATCGCGTAACTTTAGTGCTGGTTGTACgataaaataacaattattacttgcattaaaatatatattatagATATTTAATGCCAAAAACATTGCTTATGTTGTTCTATTGTTTTAATGTGTAACGTAACGCAAACATATGCAAAGAGTATACTTCCCTAATCCTGCAACCAAAAAAAGTatacaaaacacatttttcaatatGCTGAAAACGTGGCGCCATCTATTAGAGAATAGCGAAACTACGAGAAacataaaggccgggctacattgatcgtactccgtagtgtaatttttattttcactagcgcatctggcgacgaccagcgcaagctagatgtcggtataatttatgtgtcaaaattattcatacttggtgtctcatcaagtttcgacCAGGCTACTTGTATGCCgtttgaaatgttgataaacgtccataaaatgcaacaaagtaggccgttatttgttgttgttggacaaatcgtcattcatacaaagcgcTAAGCAACATTTCTCCGCATCTTCGAATATCTATCCttcattgggtaaaattatagcctcctcgacccaaaacgttttttgacagataaattatgccaGCATTTAGCTTCCACCCGTCAccgctagatggcgtacgcgttcacaaaaattatactacggagtacgatcaatgtagcccggccttaatcGTTCAAAATTACGGCAAGGGCTGTTCGGCTGCGAAATAGCAATAGCAATAGCAACAAGAACTAAAATATGAACATacataaaggccgggctacattgatcgtactccgaggtgtaatttttatattcactagcgcatctggcggcggctgaccgaagcattttcccaaacaatttggagccgttccagaaaatatgttatttttccatgtttttcactttaactggactgagaaagctttgtaattgatacataaacatgttgtgcaagtatttcagccgttttcgcgtcaaaaaacgatgaaaaaactacttaattttgagatccggcacgaccattccctcgatgaccaaaaaaagcttccaccagccgccgccagatgcgctagtgaaaatcaaaattacagtacggagtacgatcaatgtagcccggccttaatgatTTCTTTCCCAAAATTACATTATGTGcagcgtacattttcatctcgTGCGGTGAAGAACAAATAGCGGGCGCCTACCGAGGCCGTAAGCTTATCAAACCGTTCTGCGCATCCAACTGTGTGTGCGAGGAGAACGTACCATTTACGCCGGTTTGCCCTATCGACAGTCGGTTTACATACTTTTCTCCGTGCCATGCTGGTTGTCTGGATCGGGAGGAAATCAACAATATCGTGATCTACCGAAATTGCTCTTGTGGTGTTGATGTGGACATCGTGTTGGAGAACGGTGGCGATGCAACTGAGGGTGCCTGTGGGATTGACGACTGTCAACCGTACTGGATCGTGTTTCAGGTGTTGACGGTGATAGTGGCGATGTTACTGGCCTCGGGCCTGACTGGTAAAGTGATCATCAGCCTGCGCTCGGTGCTGACGCAAGACAAGGCGATGGCGCTAGCGGTGGAGCTGACTTTGGTCGGGCTGGTGGTTTATTTGCCTGGAACAGCCATCTATCAGGTGGTGGCAAGTAAGTTAATACGTTTCCAGCGTGGGCACTTTGCTAGCTTCTTTGTTCGTTGAACAAATGGCACGCAGGTGGTTCGCACGGCCCTTGATAAAGGTGTTAAGGTAAAACGGTAACTTGCTTGCTCCTTCACAGCACACACGTGTCAGTTTTGGTCATCGAACGAGCGGCACTGCTTTCTGCATGAGACGCCAACGTTTGGAAATATTCTTAACATGATAACAGCAGCCTTAATCATCATCGGTCTAATCTTcgaggtggtggtgttttaCTTCGTGAAGGATACCGCTTTGTACGGTGAAAATGACGACACTTTGCTTCGGTAAGCTATCGTTGTCACAAATGTCACACATCTCACTAATCACCACAGTGAATTATTTACTCTCTGCCTCAGCAATCCGATCGAGATGCGATTCATATCACCAGCGAGGACACAAACCATGACGGAATTGATGCCCTTGAATAACAGCGTTTCAGACACGGTTGATCGTTCCACAACTTCGGAGGCGGCCGTACAATCAGCAACACTGATCGCCGACGAAGGCGTACCACCGTCGTTACAAACCATCCAAAACACGCAACCGTCCTATCCGACGGTTCGGTCCGTCTCGCCACTTGCAGCGAATTCGGCCAACTACGCCCAGGTTGTGCGCCAGCTGCCAAAGAGAGAAACGTCGAGCGAAATAGATGAACAACTGGACTTCCGGTCGGCGACCAGTTTACCTCGCGGCCAAACGGACAGCGATGATGACAGTGATTATCGTTCCGGCGTGGTAGGACGAGTGCCGCAGCAGCATAGCAATCCGAGAGTTGATCCCACATTGAGACGAGATTATGCGCGAGACGGTCTCTTCTCTCCTAGAGCCACATCGCCCGAAAGCCCAGTAGCGGGTAGAGGCGAGCTCCCGTTGCGTTCGAGAAATGTCTCGAGCCGACCGATGAGTCCTGAGACGGATTTTTAGTATTACACGCTGGTCTATGTTCAGTGACGGAAAATAGAAACAGCACATAAATGAGAAGATAGTATTAACATGTTAGTAGATAATTTAGGCCGAATTTGGTTTAATTATACCTTTTTTTGGTAGCATGTGTGCTATTTTTCGGATTCAAAAGCTTCACTTTTCAAAAACTGGTCATTAATTCCGTGTTTAGATTTATTACAAtctgttttcgttttcgtcAGTACTTTCTTTTTCCGCATCATTACAATGCACGGTTAAGTGCACCGCGttcatcaacacacacacacacatcatttACAGTAATTTCGAttcatgttttgttattttttttattttttttttgatttgcattcTAGTAGGATTATTTGATAGGATCTTGTgttgcaataaataaaaaagtaataaatgtaaataaacgtGACCTGTTTACTCGCGGAGGAAATTAAAGCGATAGTGATCGGAAACAAGATTTCTTCAGATTCTGCGAAAACCAAAAGAGAAACCAAACGCTTCCTTGTAGGGGCACATACATATTCATCTGCTTTCTTACCAAATAGACTGTTCAATTTCCTACGCGCTTTACTATGTTTGCTTCTGCTTTCCGCGAGTAGGAATTGTTCGATTAAACAGCTTGCCCTATTAAACTTAATCGCTAGACGCGGATGACAAGCAGTTAGGGTTATCTATTATTTATGCTTTCATGACTTGTTTCGTTTTGCCCGGTCTTCACTCCACACAAGTTAGTTTGATGCTGGTGTGTTAGCCATCAACATTTTCATCGATTCATGTATTTTGTAGCATtctttaataaaaatataaaccatATGCTCCTCATAAAGATGACCGACTGCTGTGCATCTTTAACATATTTTCCCCTTTCTCGTGTGTTGGTATGGATTTTTTCCGGTGTATAGATTGGTACAGCTGGGCGGTGTTTAAATGTATTGCATTCTCATATACGCGTGACCCAATTGTTCCGTGTTGGTAATTATATGGTGTAATAAGATTCAGCTCACAATCAATCAGCTCGTCTCCATGTCGTTGATCGGTTAaatcttttgcttctttt
This sequence is a window from Anopheles merus strain MAF chromosome 3R, AmerM5.1, whole genome shotgun sequence. Protein-coding genes within it:
- the LOC121595638 gene encoding solute carrier organic anion transporter family member 4C1 codes for the protein MMRQESLLSNHERYPRIEANANNIKQDSIDCGVTACSCCNGPGCIRLGTATSFVVCLSLVAFVSGGIESYFRLAAHQAASELSFDPIVLDWLLVTAGVAQGLFALLVSYWGNRFHRISWLGGIFMLQAISLIVLIIPTLTHNSEESNTIEALNMDKTCTLEQSGRLVMDRPYAITTLVLMFIAQVLIGLANVAIYALGISYIDDNVRTHHSPGLIGCVIAARIWGAQLGLGIGLAVGATTLGWWLGWAIIGPLTFLLGFVISLFPKRLLATMVRQAANDIVETATNNSMQSIATADKWLADITLWATLRRVFSNKVLVCNVLALVFIQTGIVNFHSHEQSYLQSRFFLPTSHADGINDEWASRLITNLIRPFAAAMGVIVAALVIASTNPSARKLAGWNIIVGVVATGLFIAYIFISCGEEQIAGAYRGRKLIKPFCASNCVCEENVPFTPVCPIDSRFTYFSPCHAGCLDREEINNIVIYRNCSCGVDVDIVLENGGDATEGACGIDDCQPYWIVFQVLTVIVAMLLASGLTGKVIISLRSVLTQDKAMALAVELTLVGLVVYLPGTAIYQVVATHTCQFWSSNERHCFLHETPTFGNILNMITAALIIIGLIFEVVVFYFVKDTALYGENDDTLLRNPIEMRFISPARTQTMTELMPLNNSVSDTVDRSTTSEAAVQSATLIADEGVPPSLQTIQNTQPSYPTVRSVSPLAANSANYAQVVRQLPKRETSSEIDEQLDFRSATSLPRGQTDSDDDSDYRSGVVGRVPQQHSNPRVDPTLRRDYARDGLFSPRATSPESPVAGRGELPLRSRNVSSRPMSPETDF